Proteins co-encoded in one Melospiza melodia melodia isolate bMelMel2 chromosome 8, bMelMel2.pri, whole genome shotgun sequence genomic window:
- the TMEM37 gene encoding voltage-dependent calcium channel gamma-like subunit, which yields MTAIGAQVQQLLAHRRPQKSFFETLIRSLIILCVAIAVVLSSISICDGRWLFARGQLFGLWHFCTLGNDSVLRCVTDLRLAQVEGLSVGVIPIRSMVSFAVVVAIFGLELLMVSQVCDDANARRKWAMGSVLILVSFLLSATGVLSFSILVKDHLTFTGFTLTYWCEFIAAFLFFLNGISGLHINSLTHLRSGVGKI from the exons ATGACGGCCATCGGGGCGCAG gtgcagcagctgctggcacacCGGAGACCACAGAAATCCTTCTTTGAGACGCTCATCAGGAGCCTGATCATCCTGTGCGTGGCCATAGCCGTGGTCTTGTCGTCCATCTCCATCTGCGACGGCCGCTGGCTCTTTGCGAGGGGGCAGCTCTTCGgactgtggcacttctgcacccTTGGCAACGACAGCGTCCTGAGGTGTGTCACGGACCTCAGGCTGGCCCAGGTGGAGGGGCTGAGCGTGGGGGTGATTCCCATCAGGAGCATGGTGTCCTTTGCTGTTGTGGTTGCCATATTTGGGTTGGAGCTGCTGATGGTGTCCCAAGTCTGCGATGATGCCAACGCAAGGCGGAAATGGGCGATGGGTTCCGTTCTCATCCTCGTCTCTTTTTTGCTGTCAGCCACCGGTGTTTTGAGCTTCTCCATCCTGGTGAAGGATCACCTCACCTTCACAGGCTTCACGCTGACATACTGGTGTGAGTTCATTGCtgccttcctcttcttccttaaCGGAATCAGCGGACTTCACATCAACAGCCTCACGCACCTCAGGAGTGGGGTAGGCAAAATCTAG
- the SCTR gene encoding LOW QUALITY PROTEIN: secretin receptor (The sequence of the model RefSeq protein was modified relative to this genomic sequence to represent the inferred CDS: deleted 3 bases in 2 codons; substituted 3 bases at 3 genomic stop codons) has translation MLSRAQQLERNIGXGWSKLGREKARREKDEVKRARSHAGEHKQPADLXCMRHEENRLXLTMWTIWVIFWISTVPIKAIPPVCDLLSVLKREEEKCVETLSLEARNRTTENDLLLSSGRCAGMWDNMSCWPSSSVGQTVNAHCPEFFQMLTGKKGFVYRNCTSEGWSEPYPRPDIACGYNVNDTTNEARRSYFMTLKTMYTIGYCTSLVTLMIALAVLASFRRLRCTRNYIHMHLFTSFILRASSNFIKDAVLFSSEDTNYCGAYTAGCKLTMVFFQYCIMSNYSWLLVEGLYLHTLLVISFFSERKFLLWFIALGWGAPAVFVAAWAAARQLHENIGCWDINTDANTWWIIRGPIVVSIFINFILFVNILRILMRKLSSPEKRSSDFNQYKRLAKSTLLLIPLFGVHYIIFAFFPEDASSGTMEIQLFFELALGSFQGFVVAVLYCFLNGEVQLEVQRKWRQWHLSKHWRQHLSTSATNGGSGLTQEMHMVRCSPAEHRRGTLQRSSVL, from the exons ATGCTCTCTAGAGCTCAGCAGCTGGAGAGAAACATTGGCTAAGGATGGTCAAAGCTGGGAAGGGAA AAGGCAAGGAGGGAAAAGGATGAAGTGAAAAGAGCTAGGAGCCACGCTGGAGAGCAT AAACAGCCTGCTGACCTCTGATGCATGAGGCATGaagaaaacagactgtgattgACTATGTGGACCATCTGGGTGATCTTCTGGATTTCAACTGTCCCG ATCAAAGCTATTCCACCTGTCTGTGACCTTCTGAGTGTCCTGAAAAGGGAGGAAGAAAAGTGTGTGGAGACTCTTTCCCTGGAGGCAAGGAACAGAACGACTGAGAATGATCTGCTCCTGAGCTCAG GCAGATGTGCTGGAATGTGGGACAACATGAGCTGCTGGCCTTCATCCTCTGTGGGACAGACTGTCAATGCACACTGCCCTGAATTCTTTCAGATGCTGACTGGGAAAAAAG GTTTTGTGTACCGAAACTGCACAAGTGAGGGCTGGTCAGAGCCGTACCCGAGACCTGACATTGCTTGTGGCTACAATGTCAACGACACCACCAACGAGGCCAGA CGTTCCTATTTCATGACCCTGAAGACCATGTACACCATCGGATACTGCACCTCCCTTGTGACACTGATGATAGCCTTGGCGGTCCTGGCCTCCTTCAG AAGGCTTCGCTGCACAAGGAACTACATCCACATGCATCTCTTCACCTCGTTCATTCTGAGAGCCTCATCCAACTTCATCAAGGATGCAGTCTTGTTTTCCTCTGAGGACACAAATTACTGTGGGGCATACACG GCTGGCTGCAAGCTCACCATGGTCTTCTTCCAGTATTGCATCATGTCTAACTACAGCTGGCTCCTGGTGGAAGGACTGTACCTCCACACTCTCCTGGTGATCTCCTTCTTCTCGGAAAGGAAGTTCCTCTTGTGGTTCATCGCCCTTGGATGGG GTGCCCCAGCGGTGTTTGTGGCGGCATGGGCGGCTGCTCGGCAGCTCCATGAAAATATTGG GTGTTGGGACATTAACACTGATGCCAATACCTGGTGGATCATTAGAGGCCCCATAGTTGTGTCTATATTT attaatttCATTCTCTTTGTCAACATTTTAAGAATCCTGATGAGGAAGCTCAGCTCCCCTGAAAAACGGAGCAGTGATTTCAACCAATACAA GAGACTTGCAAAGTCAACACTCCTTCTCATCCCTCTCTTTGGAGTCCACTATATCATCTTTGCTTTTTTCCCTGAGGATGCAAGCAGCGGCACAATGGAAATTCAGCTCTTTTTTGAATTGGCTCTTGGATCATTCCAG GGCTTTGTTGTGGCTGTACTTTATTGTTTTCTTAATGGTGAG GTTCAGCTGGAAGTTCAGAGAAAGTGGAGGCAGTGGCATTTAAGCAAGCACTGGCGACAGCACCTCAGCACCTCGGCGACTAACGGAGGCAGCGGCTTGACCCAGGAGATGCACATGGTGAGGTGCAGCCCCGCAGAGCACAGGAGAGGAACCCTCCAAAGGTCAAGTGTGCTGTAA